In Mongoliitalea daihaiensis, one DNA window encodes the following:
- a CDS encoding PorV/PorQ family protein — translation MIRKCIFLGLAFYFSQIYLALAQVGMEVVPRGGRSMGMGNSSTSLTDAYAIFNNPAGLSGIQHSQVFFGYDHRLNLSELTTLSAGFIQAKEKFTYGLATSRFGGALFNQHLVGAAIANQLGITNLGMKVSYLQTAMEGFGTGGSWLIDFGGIAELTPHLFFAAHIFNLTRSNYGGKSWDRIPTIVKSGISFRPSEKVMTNVEVEKDILHPAILKVGIEYNFYQKLWGRVGMNNQPQQLFFGIGCTGKRLAFDYAMTQHPRLGSTHHFSMNYQLSKE, via the coding sequence ATGATACGAAAATGCATCTTTCTTGGATTGGCTTTCTACTTTTCCCAAATTTATTTGGCTCTAGCGCAAGTAGGAATGGAGGTTGTCCCTCGAGGGGGACGAAGTATGGGGATGGGAAATTCCAGCACAAGCCTTACTGATGCCTATGCGATCTTCAATAATCCAGCAGGACTCTCAGGAATCCAACACTCACAAGTATTTTTTGGATATGACCATCGATTAAACTTAAGTGAACTGACCACACTGTCTGCGGGATTTATTCAAGCAAAGGAAAAATTCACCTATGGATTGGCAACTTCTAGGTTTGGAGGAGCGCTTTTTAACCAACATTTGGTAGGTGCTGCAATCGCCAACCAACTTGGAATTACAAATTTAGGAATGAAAGTCAGCTATCTGCAAACAGCCATGGAGGGATTTGGCACAGGAGGCTCTTGGCTGATTGACTTTGGAGGCATTGCAGAGTTAACACCTCATTTATTCTTTGCCGCGCATATTTTCAACTTGACCCGTTCCAATTATGGGGGAAAATCATGGGACCGCATTCCAACAATAGTTAAATCTGGTATTTCTTTTCGACCATCTGAAAAAGTCATGACCAATGTGGAAGTTGAAAAAGACATCCTCCACCCTGCGATCTTGAAAGTAGGCATTGAATACAATTTCTATCAGAAACTATGGGGAAGAGTGGGTATGAACAATCAACCCCAGCAACTTTTCTTCGGAATCGGCTGCACCGGCAAACGCTTAGCTTTTGACTATGCCATGACCCAGCATCCACGCTTGGGTAGTACCCATCATTTTTCCATGAACTACCAACTTTCCAAAGAATGA
- the rnc gene encoding ribonuclease III, with the protein MKLSRLLRLRGIFYTKKDKRLAASIKHMAGSKPFNLALYKLAIKHASVSDEYINGLKISNERLEYLGDAILGAVIAEFLFLKFPYRDEGFLTETRSRMVNREALNHIAIKIGLAKLISESYEGRNLGTHKSIFGDSLEALIGAIYLDRGYKFCKKFILKRIVIHYDVDEIINTTTNFKSKIIEWAQKESKDVEFKMVSMTGNQRFKEFLVEIWIENESLAFGKGNTKKKAEQEASKNACEKLAIQI; encoded by the coding sequence TTGAAACTTTCCCGCTTACTCCGCTTACGAGGAATATTCTATACCAAAAAAGATAAAAGGCTTGCTGCTTCCATTAAACACATGGCTGGTAGCAAGCCTTTTAATTTGGCATTATACAAACTTGCTATTAAGCATGCATCTGTATCTGATGAGTATATAAACGGACTAAAAATATCCAATGAGCGACTTGAATATCTGGGAGATGCAATCCTTGGAGCTGTCATAGCTGAGTTTTTATTCCTTAAATTCCCCTATCGTGATGAAGGATTTCTAACGGAAACGCGTTCAAGAATGGTTAATAGAGAGGCATTAAACCACATTGCTATAAAAATCGGATTAGCCAAACTGATATCCGAATCCTATGAAGGTAGGAATTTAGGGACCCATAAATCTATTTTTGGTGACTCACTCGAAGCACTTATAGGAGCGATCTACTTAGATCGAGGATATAAATTCTGTAAAAAATTTATCCTGAAGCGTATAGTGATTCATTATGACGTAGATGAAATCATCAATACTACAACTAACTTCAAAAGCAAAATCATTGAGTGGGCCCAAAAAGAAAGTAAAGATGTGGAATTTAAAATGGTATCCATGACCGGTAATCAGCGCTTTAAAGAATTTTTGGTCGAGATTTGGATTGAAAATGAATCACTAGCTTTCGGAAAAGGAAATACTAAGAAAAAAGCTGAACAAGAAGCTTCCAAAAATGCTTGTGAGAAACTCGCTATTCAAATTTAG
- a CDS encoding prolipoprotein diacylglyceryl transferase: MIQSLINYIVWSPNPAVFDSFDRLRWYSLLFALGFIISQQIMIYIYRKEGQDDTLVDKLTIYMVLSTIIGARLGHVLFYEPEKYLSNPLDILKVWEGGLASHGAAIAILIALYMYSKKVPGQSYLWVVDRIVIVVALTGALIRVGNLMNSEIGGKETGTDSGFVFARDAEEYLQLMRMPVAEVDAYKPSDRSNELAGNGIVPVNFDIKIEKGAYQEADLRTAIETDVKFVLTRYRSSQKYLAESPETALNYDLMDKGDHYLVTVKTFGISRYPTQIYESISYLLIFIGLFLVWQKYKSRLPDGLFLGLFLISVFGMRFIWEFWKENQVEFEEGLAFNMGQTLSIPLVIGGLVLIGLALKKGLKPENQGTGS; this comes from the coding sequence ATGATACAATCACTTATCAACTATATCGTATGGAGTCCAAACCCTGCTGTTTTTGACAGCTTTGATAGGCTTCGTTGGTATAGTTTATTGTTTGCCTTGGGATTTATTATATCTCAACAAATCATGATTTACATTTACCGAAAAGAGGGTCAAGACGACACTTTAGTGGATAAATTGACCATTTACATGGTACTATCCACAATCATTGGAGCGAGATTAGGTCACGTACTATTTTATGAACCCGAGAAATACTTAAGCAATCCATTGGATATTTTAAAGGTGTGGGAAGGTGGACTAGCTAGTCATGGAGCGGCCATTGCCATCTTGATAGCGTTGTATATGTATTCCAAAAAAGTGCCTGGTCAATCCTATCTTTGGGTAGTAGACCGCATAGTCATTGTGGTAGCTCTTACAGGCGCATTGATTCGTGTAGGTAATTTAATGAACTCTGAAATTGGAGGAAAAGAAACCGGTACAGATTCAGGATTTGTTTTTGCACGAGATGCTGAGGAATACCTACAGCTTATGCGAATGCCTGTAGCAGAAGTGGATGCTTATAAACCATCTGACAGAAGCAACGAGCTTGCGGGGAATGGAATTGTACCAGTGAACTTTGATATTAAGATTGAAAAAGGAGCCTACCAAGAAGCAGACCTTCGCACAGCAATTGAAACAGATGTGAAATTTGTTTTGACTCGTTATAGAAGTTCACAGAAATATCTAGCAGAAAGTCCAGAGACCGCTTTGAATTATGATTTGATGGACAAAGGAGATCATTACCTGGTTACCGTTAAAACCTTTGGGATTTCGAGATACCCTACTCAAATCTATGAGTCTATATCATATTTACTCATCTTTATAGGCCTCTTTCTCGTATGGCAAAAATATAAATCGAGACTTCCAGATGGACTATTCTTAGGATTGTTCTTAATTTCCGTCTTTGGAATGCGCTTCATTTGGGAGTTTTGGAAAGAAAATCAGGTTGAATTTGAAGAAGGGCTCGCCTTTAATATGGGACAGACCTTGAGCATTCCTCTTGTCATTGGAGGACTTGTACTAATAGGTTTAGCACTTAAAAAAGGTTTAAAACCAGAAAATCAAGGCACAGGATCATGA
- the yidD gene encoding membrane protein insertion efficiency factor YidD, with the protein MKTLIRKIAILPVLFYQYLISPLFPPSCRYTPSCSQYTKEAILKYGPFKGGWLGIKRILSCNPWGGHGHDPVP; encoded by the coding sequence GTGAAAACTCTCATTAGAAAAATAGCGATCCTCCCTGTATTGTTTTATCAATACCTTATTTCACCTTTATTTCCACCAAGTTGCCGTTATACGCCTTCCTGTTCTCAATATACGAAAGAGGCCATCCTAAAGTATGGCCCCTTCAAAGGTGGTTGGTTAGGAATAAAGCGAATTCTCAGCTGTAACCCTTGGGGTGGTCATGGTCATGATCCTGTGCCTTGA
- a CDS encoding BamA/TamA family outer membrane protein — protein MKVWKLYILYGITCLFLAMGKTSYLYAQTTDSLPSLLADTPKKVTINTIFVIGNEKTRKNIILRELTIRPGIEYDWEELLLQIVADQKKIYNLMLFNSVEITPLMTGTEQIELLVSVTERWYIIPQIKLNIADRNLAEWWTNQNRDLSRINFGAKLAHYNVGGRNEKLRVGGQLGFIREFEFFYDKPYIDKNQKHGLAFQYLFFTQRNLAVKSENNRQIFFTNENEDILRRNASAFLRYTYRGSFYNFHFVTFGYTNTRINEDVLEQNPNFFLHGKTNLGFLALGYTFRHDNRDNVAYPTQGQLLNVGLMRYGLTGLDDVQDFEFTLFASKYQRLSNRFHIASGLSFNAFLGNRQPYTLVRGLGYNPYFIRGYELNVIEGQTTLVQKNSLRYKFLDLNFDLTGLMPIEQFTSLPFKFYLSGNFDHGFVQDRNRLPENLRLTNRYLFGYGLGVDMVTLHDMTIRFEYSINSMQEGALFINVRAPF, from the coding sequence ATGAAAGTTTGGAAACTGTATATTTTGTATGGCATAACTTGTCTTTTTCTCGCGATGGGAAAAACAAGTTATCTCTACGCCCAAACTACAGACAGTTTACCTTCACTACTTGCGGATACCCCGAAAAAAGTAACAATCAACACTATTTTCGTGATTGGCAATGAAAAAACAAGGAAAAATATCATTCTTCGCGAACTCACCATTCGGCCCGGGATAGAATACGACTGGGAAGAGTTGCTGTTACAAATTGTAGCCGACCAGAAAAAGATTTACAACCTGATGCTGTTCAATTCCGTGGAGATTACGCCATTGATGACTGGCACAGAGCAAATAGAATTGTTGGTATCCGTAACAGAGCGCTGGTATATCATCCCTCAAATCAAATTGAATATAGCTGATCGAAATCTGGCAGAATGGTGGACCAATCAAAACAGAGATCTATCAAGGATAAATTTTGGAGCCAAACTGGCCCATTATAATGTGGGAGGCCGCAATGAAAAACTAAGAGTAGGTGGTCAGTTGGGATTTATCCGTGAATTTGAATTTTTCTACGACAAGCCCTACATAGATAAAAACCAAAAACATGGACTTGCCTTCCAATATCTTTTTTTCACACAACGGAACCTAGCTGTTAAATCGGAAAACAACAGGCAAATATTCTTCACCAATGAAAATGAGGATATTCTCAGACGAAATGCTTCTGCTTTTTTAAGATACACCTACAGGGGAAGCTTTTATAACTTTCATTTTGTCACCTTTGGCTATACTAATACACGGATAAATGAGGATGTATTAGAGCAAAACCCCAACTTCTTTTTACACGGAAAAACAAATTTAGGTTTTTTAGCTCTTGGCTATACATTCAGGCATGATAACAGAGATAACGTGGCTTATCCCACCCAAGGACAATTGCTCAATGTAGGATTGATGCGCTACGGTCTTACGGGTTTAGATGATGTTCAAGACTTTGAGTTCACCTTATTTGCAAGCAAATACCAACGGCTTTCCAACAGATTTCATATAGCCTCTGGGCTCTCCTTCAATGCTTTTTTGGGTAACCGTCAGCCGTATACCCTTGTCCGAGGCTTGGGATACAACCCCTACTTCATTCGCGGCTATGAGTTGAACGTCATCGAAGGGCAAACTACCTTAGTTCAGAAAAATTCTCTTCGGTACAAATTCCTGGATTTGAATTTTGACCTGACAGGACTGATGCCTATTGAACAATTCACCTCCCTCCCATTCAAGTTTTATCTAAGTGGAAATTTTGACCATGGATTCGTACAAGATCGAAATAGACTTCCAGAAAATCTTCGATTGACCAATCGCTATTTATTTGGCTATGGTTTGGGTGTGGATATGGTTACCCTTCACGATATGACCATTCGATTTGAATACTCCATCAACAGTATGCAGGAAGGTGCGTTGTTCATCAATGTGAGAGCTCCATTCTAA
- the nadE gene encoding NAD(+) synthase: MSTVKIACATVNQTPLDWIGNLENIIASIHEAKNQGVELLCLPELAITAYGAEDLYLSYWFPQKAVKQLQELISHCEGITVAVGLPIRIQSNVYNCMAVIENGQLIGLVAKQFMAIDGVHYEFRWFSPWEAYKIVSFDFFGTPIPMGDIIFEKNGFRYGFEICEDAWRGNERPGFRLKDRHIDIIFNPSASHFAMGKSLQREELMKKSSALMGATYFYVNLLGNEAGRMIFDGEILVADQERILLRNKLLSFLDFQVCTFDYQKDLTKRPEVNYHFDKHEEFVQASSLALFDYLRKSKSKGFVLSLSGGADSSTIAILVAEMVRRGIEELGLDKFIKKIGIEFTPTSDNVIKEFVGKIFTVAYQASNNSSTDTFDSAKLLAEDIGAVFYNWEITEEVHSYTSKIEHAIGRKLTWEQDDLTLQNIQARARSPIIWMLANINQALLLSTSNRSEGDVGYATMDGDTSGSISPIAAVDKHFVLQWLQWAEKQLNYGGLKKVNSLQPTAELRPTENHQTDEADLMPYSLIVEIERLAIRDRRSPMDIYLILQEELDYSDEQLKDYIKKFFRLWSRNQWKRERLAPSFHLDEFNVDPKTWYRFPILSNGYEEELQELDKI, from the coding sequence ATGTCAACTGTGAAAATTGCCTGCGCTACTGTCAATCAAACACCACTTGATTGGATAGGAAATCTTGAAAACATCATTGCTTCTATTCATGAAGCAAAAAATCAGGGCGTTGAACTGCTCTGCTTACCTGAATTAGCCATTACTGCTTATGGAGCCGAGGATTTATATCTCAGCTACTGGTTTCCTCAAAAAGCAGTGAAACAACTACAAGAATTAATCTCCCACTGTGAAGGCATTACGGTAGCTGTTGGTCTACCCATACGTATTCAGTCGAACGTGTACAATTGCATGGCTGTTATCGAAAATGGTCAACTGATTGGCTTAGTAGCCAAGCAGTTTATGGCCATCGATGGGGTACATTATGAATTCCGTTGGTTTAGTCCATGGGAGGCTTATAAAATTGTATCCTTTGACTTTTTTGGAACTCCAATCCCTATGGGAGATATTATTTTTGAAAAAAATGGCTTTCGGTATGGATTTGAAATCTGTGAAGATGCCTGGAGAGGAAACGAAAGACCTGGATTTCGACTGAAAGATCGCCATATAGACATCATTTTCAATCCCTCTGCTAGTCATTTTGCTATGGGAAAAAGTTTGCAGCGGGAAGAATTGATGAAAAAATCGTCCGCTTTGATGGGTGCAACTTATTTTTATGTCAACCTGTTGGGCAATGAAGCTGGAAGAATGATTTTTGATGGAGAAATCTTGGTAGCTGATCAGGAAAGAATACTCCTGCGCAATAAGCTCCTTTCCTTCTTGGATTTTCAAGTTTGCACTTTTGACTACCAGAAAGACTTGACCAAGCGCCCAGAGGTAAATTATCACTTTGATAAGCACGAAGAATTTGTACAGGCTTCTTCTTTGGCTTTGTTTGACTACTTGAGAAAAAGTAAAAGTAAAGGCTTTGTTCTAAGTTTAAGTGGTGGGGCTGATTCATCTACGATTGCCATATTAGTAGCCGAAATGGTCAGAAGAGGAATAGAAGAGCTTGGCTTGGATAAGTTTATAAAAAAAATAGGCATTGAATTTACACCAACTTCTGATAATGTTATAAAAGAGTTTGTAGGTAAAATATTTACAGTAGCCTATCAAGCCTCCAACAACTCCTCCACAGATACCTTTGATAGTGCCAAATTGCTTGCGGAAGATATTGGGGCTGTTTTCTACAACTGGGAAATTACCGAAGAAGTACACTCTTACACCTCTAAAATTGAACATGCTATTGGAAGAAAGTTGACTTGGGAACAGGATGACCTGACACTACAAAATATTCAAGCCCGAGCGCGATCTCCGATCATTTGGATGCTTGCCAATATCAATCAGGCTCTTTTGCTAAGTACATCCAACAGAAGCGAAGGAGATGTAGGCTATGCTACTATGGATGGGGATACCAGCGGTAGTATTTCGCCTATTGCTGCAGTAGACAAGCATTTCGTATTGCAGTGGCTGCAATGGGCCGAGAAACAGTTGAATTATGGAGGGTTGAAAAAAGTCAATAGCCTACAGCCAACAGCAGAACTCCGTCCAACAGAAAATCATCAAACAGATGAGGCCGATCTGATGCCATATTCTCTGATTGTCGAAATAGAGAGACTTGCTATCCGAGATCGTAGATCACCCATGGATATATACCTCATCTTACAGGAAGAATTAGACTATTCAGACGAACAACTGAAAGATTATATTAAAAAGTTCTTTAGATTGTGGTCCCGAAATCAATGGAAACGGGAGCGTTTAGCTCCTTCCTTTCATTTGGATGAATTTAATGTAGACCCAAAAACCTGGTATAGATTCCCTATCCTTTCAAACGGTTATGAGGAAGAATTACAAGAATTGGATAAAATTTAA